The DNA window GGTCGCGGCGCAGGAAGGCGTCCACCTTGGCCACCCTCCCCTTGAAGCGGTGGGCCACGAAATCGCGGGCGAAAAAACGCGCGAAGCCCACGGCCAGGCCGCAGCCCAGGCCCGAGCCCACGGTGGCCAGGGCCAATCCCCACCAGAAGCCGTAGATGTATCCGCCGATGAAGCAGAGGAACTGGCGCGGCACGCCCAGGGCCGTGAGCACCCCGGCGACGGCCACGTATAGGAGCACCCCGGCCGCGCCGTGGTCGCGGATGTGGGCGTCGAACCACTGCCGATCGCTGAGCACGCCCTGCTCTCCCGCCCAGCGCAAGGCCCAGACCGCGAGGCCCATGAGGGCCAGCATGGCCAACCCCTTGAGCAGGGGTTTGAGAAAAGTCTGGCGATCCCGCCGGTTGACGCTCACGATTTCCGATCCTCCGCCCGCCGGACTGTCCGGCGCGTTCCCACGGCCACGCCCGCCAGGACGATGAGCTGACCGGCCAGAAGCACGGGGTCGGACTGAACCAGGCCATAGGCCAATCCAGCCGCCCCGCCGCAGCAGAGTCCGGCGAGAGCCCAGACCGGGGCCTTCAGGGGGGTCCGCCGGAACGCGTCCGGCCGAAGAAAGAAGAGGGCCTGGCCCAGACAGGCCGGAACCAGGAGCCACCAGTATTCGGGCAGAGCCATCGGGCCTCCCGGATCAATCGCTCTTTTCGCGGATGGAGTAAAGAAAGCTGCGCTTCTGGAGCCAGCGTACGCCGAACAGGTCGTAGAGTCCGGCCACGGCCCGGTCCCAGGTGCCGTACTTGGAGACGCCCTTGAGACGCGGCCGGTGGTTCACGGGGGCTTCCTCCACCCGCGCGCCCTGCATCTTCATCAGGGTGGGCAGGAAGCGGTGCATGCCCTTGAAGCGCGGCAGGCGGCGGGCCATCTCCGCGCGCATGATCTTCAGCGAACAGCCGGTGTCGCGCACGGTCTCCCGGGTCAGACGGTTGCGCACTCCATTGCCGATCCTGGAGGCGATGCGCTTCATGAAGCTGTCGCGGCGCTTGAGCCGCCAGCCGATGGCCATGTCGGCCCCGGCGTCGAACAGCTGGAGCAGCTTCGGGATGTCCGCGGGGTCGTTCTGGCCGTCGGCGTCCAGGGTCACGATGATCTCGCCGACGGCTGCGTCGAAGCCCGCGCAGAAGGCCGCCGACTGCCCCCGGTTCTCGGCGAAGGCCAGATAGCGCACCTCGGGTTGGGCCGAGGCCAGACGCTGGATGACGCCCAGACTGCCGTCCGTGCTGGCGTCGTCCACCATGACGACCTCCCAGGGACGGCCGAAGCCTGGAGCCGCCTGGCGGATCTCGGCCAGGAGCGGTTCCAGGTTGTCCTCTTCATTGAAGACCGGCAGGACGATGGAGAGCATGTGGGGCTGCATGACCGGACAGGGATACGGAATTTCGCCCAGGATGTAAATATGGAGTTGACAAACTCGGCCGACACGCCTAATTACCACTTTCTCACGTGACGCGGGGTGGAGCAGTACGGTAGCTCGTCGGGCTCATAACCCGAAGGTCGTAGGTTCAAATCCTGCCCCCGCTACCAGAAAGATGAAGGGCTTGGAGAAAATCTCTCCAAGCCCTTTTTCATTTTCCTAACCTATTCCTAACCAGGGTTCTCCTCTGGAGGTGTGAGCAGACAGTCAAAATGAGAATTTGTTGCAAGTAACTTGAGAATGAGCCCACCCCCACATCGCGCCTCTGGCACCAGCTTTGCTACGCGCGCGTGCGCGAACTACTCCCCAGGAATAACCACCGCGAGCGCGGCGATCAGCGCCACCACCGACCATTGACCATGGACTATAGCAAGTAGAAGGCAAAAAGCCAATAATCTTGATGTGTTATCACTCACACCGCCCCACCTTGGCTCAAGTTCTCAAACGCGGTGTACTTCTTCAGGAAGGCCAGCTCCACCTCGCCCACGGGGCCGTTGCGCTGCTTGCCGATGATGACCTCGGCGATCCCAGCCTTCGGGTTGTCGTCTTTCTTATTGTAGAACTCGTCCCGGTACAGGAACACGATCACGTCGGCGTCCTGTTCGATGGCCCCGGACTC is part of the Desulfovibrio aminophilus DSM 12254 genome and encodes:
- a CDS encoding TVP38/TMEM64 family protein, with translation MSVNRRDRQTFLKPLLKGLAMLALMGLAVWALRWAGEQGVLSDRQWFDAHIRDHGAAGVLLYVAVAGVLTALGVPRQFLCFIGGYIYGFWWGLALATVGSGLGCGLAVGFARFFARDFVAHRFKGRVAKVDAFLRRDPLRMALIIRLLPLGSNLVTNLLAGVSSIPVRPFLAGSVLGYLPQTAVFALFGSGVNVSSMAQIGLSVALFLLATILGVSMYRRHRSEVAEAVEEGEG
- a CDS encoding glycosyltransferase family 2 protein, with the protein product MLSIVLPVFNEEDNLEPLLAEIRQAAPGFGRPWEVVMVDDASTDGSLGVIQRLASAQPEVRYLAFAENRGQSAAFCAGFDAAVGEIIVTLDADGQNDPADIPKLLQLFDAGADMAIGWRLKRRDSFMKRIASRIGNGVRNRLTRETVRDTGCSLKIMRAEMARRLPRFKGMHRFLPTLMKMQGARVEEAPVNHRPRLKGVSKYGTWDRAVAGLYDLFGVRWLQKRSFLYSIREKSD